A window of the Macrobrachium rosenbergii isolate ZJJX-2024 chromosome 43, ASM4041242v1, whole genome shotgun sequence genome harbors these coding sequences:
- the LOC136829047 gene encoding uncharacterized protein, producing MPFNLDKCKVLQTGTTNPHANYMLLGNDINSAEQEEDLGVIITMDLKSTEQCTKAEKKAQKLVGYIKRQFKYRYKETVRQLYTSIVRPHLEYAVHFWSPTLRKAINRSEEVQARAKKLFHPSVGKIWNLDGRSNQLPITGRHRFFYLYFDDERPKEEEEEEEKFLDFYDEHPCRKKEKKEKEKKKKKKKKKKKKKKKKKKKMK from the exons atgccttttaacttggataagtgtaaagtgttacaaacaGGAACAaccaaccctcatgccaactatatGCTGCTTGGAAATGACATAAATAGCgcagaacaagaagaggaccttggagtcattattaccatgGACTTAAAATCCACAGAACAATGCACAAAAGCTGAAAaaaaggcacagaaactagtgggatacataaagaggcagttcaaatacagataCAAGGAAACGGTGCGgcagctctacacatcaatagttagacctcatctcgAATATGCAGTACatttttggtcaccaacactaagaaaggccATAAATAGATCAGAAgaggtacaagcaagagccaaaAAGTTATTCCATCCTTCAG TCGGAAAGATCTGGAACCTTGACGGGAGATCTAATCAGCTTCCCATCACGGGTCGCCATCGATTTTTTTACCTCTACTTTGATGATGAACgtccgaaggaggaggaggaggaggaggagaaattccTCGACTTTTATGATGAACATCCTTgcaggaagaaggagaagaaggagaaggagaagaagaagaagaagaagaagaagaagaagaagaagaagaagaagaagaagaagaagatgaagtag